From Rutidosis leptorrhynchoides isolate AG116_Rl617_1_P2 chromosome 3, CSIRO_AGI_Rlap_v1, whole genome shotgun sequence, a single genomic window includes:
- the LOC139898798 gene encoding bet1-like protein At4g14600 isoform X2, which produces MHADLDDEISGLRNQVRKLKNVASEIESEAKYQNEFINQLQMTLIKAQAGVKNNMRKLNKSIIQSGSSHVLHVVLFALFCLFLVYLWSKFSRR; this is translated from the exons ATGCATGCTGATCTAGATGATGAGATTAGTGGCCTCCGAAATCAAGTTAGAAAGTTAAAGAAT GTAGCGTCAGAGATTGAGTCAGAGGCCAAATATCAGAATGAATTTATTAATCAGCTG CAAATGACACTTATAAAAGCTCAAGCAGGAGTGAAGAACAACATGAGGAAGTTGAACAAGAGTATCATCCAGTCTGGTTCAAGCCACGTTTTGCATGTCGTCCTCTTTGCACTGTTTTGTTTATTTCTTGTTTATTTGTGGTCCAAGTTTTCAAGAAGATGA
- the LOC139898798 gene encoding bet1-like protein At4g14600 isoform X1, translated as MASSSNRGGGGYYGAAPYRSREGLSTRQGTGSDEIQLRIDPMHADLDDEISGLRNQVRKLKNVASEIESEAKYQNEFINQLQMTLIKAQAGVKNNMRKLNKSIIQSGSSHVLHVVLFALFCLFLVYLWSKFSRR; from the exons ATGGCATCGAGTTCTAACAGAGGTGGTGGTGGTTACTATGGTGCTGCTCCATATAGATCGAG agaaggtcTTAGCACCAGACAAGGCACAGGTTCTGATGAAATTCAACTGCGCATTGATCCAATGCATGCTGATCTAGATGATGAGATTAGTGGCCTCCGAAATCAAGTTAGAAAGTTAAAGAAT GTAGCGTCAGAGATTGAGTCAGAGGCCAAATATCAGAATGAATTTATTAATCAGCTG CAAATGACACTTATAAAAGCTCAAGCAGGAGTGAAGAACAACATGAGGAAGTTGAACAAGAGTATCATCCAGTCTGGTTCAAGCCACGTTTTGCATGTCGTCCTCTTTGCACTGTTTTGTTTATTTCTTGTTTATTTGTGGTCCAAGTTTTCAAGAAGATGA